The following is a genomic window from Micromonospora cathayae.
GAGAGACCCGTCAGCGCGGCCAGCAGCAGCCTCACCCGGCAGGCCAGCGGCAGACCCGGCAGCCGGAGCGGCGGCGGGTTCGTCAGGCCGACCAGCGGGAGATTCACCAGTCGGACCGACGGTCAGTCGGTCGACGGATGCGGCGGCGGGTTCGTCCCCCGCCGGCCAGCGGTTGACCGCGCGGACCGCCTCGAAGCCGAGGATCGTGCAGACCGGTACGACGACGAAGAAGAGCAGTTCGTCCACGGGCAGGTTTCCGGGGAGGAGTACGCCGGTGGTCTGCTCCGGGTCGAAGGTCCAGTGCCCGGCGGCGATCGCCGCGATGTCCCAGAGCACGAAGACCACCAGCACCGGCAGCAGGGTCAGCAGCAGGCGACGCCAGCGGCGCAGCACGTTGACCCGCAGTACCGGCTCCAGCCAGAGCGCGCAGACCAGGCAACCGAGCAGCACCCCGAGGTAGGCGAACTGCCGCACGGTCAGAACCCCAACGCCTGGGCGCGACGTTTGACCTCCCGGGCCCGGTCGCCGCCGAGGGCGACGGCCGGGGTGCCGGGCAGGCTGTCGTCCGGTTCGTACAGCCAGCGCAGCGCCGCGTCGTCGTCGTAACCGGCGTCGGCGAGCAGGGTGAGCACGCCCGGTAGGTGCTTGAGCACCGTCTTGTTGGCGACCAGGTCGGTCGGGATCCGGCGGACGCCGTTGCGGCGGACCGCGATCAGCTCCCGGTCGCGGATCATCTGGTGGACCTTGCTGATCGACAGGTCGAGACGCTCGGCGACGTCGGGGAGGGTCAGCCAGGCCTCGTCGTCGGCGGGCCCTGGGCCGGGAACGGCCCGGTCGGCGGGTACGGAATCGCTCACCCGATCACCCTGCCACGTTCCGCCCGGTCACGGCCAACGGGAGGTGCCGCACGGGCCGGCCGGTCACGACCGACGGAAGGTGCCGCACGGCCACCCGCCGACGGAACATGCCGCACGAGCCGCACGGCCACCCGCCGACGGAAGGTGCCGCACGGGCCGGCCGGTCACCACCGACGGAAGGTGCCGTACGGGCCGCTCGGAGTGAGGTTCCGGCCCGGCTGTGGCATCCTGTTCTGCCGCCGGCCCCGGGAGACATAGACTGCCCCCCGATGGACACACAGGTCGCCGACACGTTGCTGGGCTCGCTGATCGACGGGCGCTACCGCATTCGCGGTCGCGTGGCCCGGGGCGGCATGGCGACCGTGTACACCGCCACGGACGAGCGCCTCGAACGCACCGTCGCCGTGAAGATCATTCATCCCACCCAGGCGCCGGACCTGCGGGCCCGGGTCGCCGGCTTCGTCGAGCGGTTCACCGACGAGGCCAAGACCATCGCCCGGCTCACCCACCCCAACGTGGTCGCGGTCTACGACCAGGGCACCCACCAGGGTCTGCCGTACCTGGTCATGGAGTACGTGCGCGGTCGCACCCTCCGGGACGTGCTGGCCGAGCGACGGCGGCTCAACCCGGACGAGGCGCTGGCCATCGCCGAGCAGATGCTCGCCGCGATCGGTGCCGCGCACCGGGCCGGCCTGGTGCACCGGGACGTCAAACCGGAGAACGTACTGGTCGCCGAGGCACCCACCGGCGGCGCGGCGAACCTGGTCGACAGCGTGGTGAAGGTGGCTGACTTCGGTCTGGCCCGCGCGGTCGAGGCCGCCGAGGAGGACCAGGGCAACCAGCTCATGGCGACGGTCGCGTACGTCGCCCCGGAGCTGGTCACCGACGGGCACGCCGACCCGCGCACCGACGTCTACTCGGCCGGGATCGTGCTGTTCGAGATGCTCACCGGCCGGGTGCCGTACGACGGGAACCGGCCGATCGACGTCGCCTGGCAGCACGTCGACCGGGACGTGCCGGCCCCGTCCACGCTGGTGCCGGGGCTGCCGAAGGCGCTGGACGAGCTGGTCGCCCGGGCCACCCGACGTGACCCGGGTGCCCGCCCCACCGACGCCGGCGCGCTACTGGCCGAGGTGCAGGTCGCCCGGGAGGACCTGGGCAACAACGCGCACACCGCCGTGCTGCGCCGGATCACCGACGCTCCCGCCCCGGCCGTCGCCGGGCCGACCATGGCCGTCGCGGCGGTACGCCCCGCCGAGCGTCCCGCCTGGGCCCGGCTGCCCGAGCCCAAGGGCCGGGACCGGTCACGGGGTACCGAACCGAACCGGCCGCACCGGCGTCGGGCCGTACCCGAGGGCAACGGCCTGGTGGCCCGGTGGCGCCGGCAGTTGTCGGAGGCCCCGCCGGGTCGGTTGGCGGTGGTGGCCGGCGTGCTGGTGGTGGCCCTGCTGCTCGTCGGCGGCGGCTGGTGGTTCGGGGTGGGCCGGTACACGGTGGCCCCGGAGCTGGTCAGCCTGACCAAGGCGGAGGCCGAGTCGCAGGCGTCGCGGGCCGGCCTCACCCTGGTCTACGCCGAGCCTCGGTACGACCAGAAGGTGCCCCGGGACAGCGTCCTGGCCCAGGATCCCGGCTCCGCCGACCGGATCGTCAAGGGCGGCACGATCACCCTGACCCTCTCCCTCGGCCCGGAGCAGTTCCCGGTGCCGGACGTGGTCGGCAAGGAGTACGAGCTGGCCGAGGCGGACCTGCGGGCCGCCAACCTGGAGGCGGTCAAGGGCAAGGCCCGCTACGACGACAACCTGCCGGCCGGGGTGGTGCTGGACACCGACCCGAAGCCGGGTGCCGAGGTGAAGCCGGGTACGAAGGTCAACGTGATCGTCAGCCGGGGCCGCGCCCCGATCACCGTGCCGAACCTGGTCGGCAAGAACGTCAACGAGGCGCGGGGCGCCCTCCAGCAGCTCGGGCTGGTACCGACGGAGACGTACCGGGACTCGGACAAGCCGAAGGACGAGGTGATCGGGCAGTCCCCCGCCGACGGCTCCGGCGTGGAGAAGGGCGCCGAGGTCAAACTGGAGGTCAGCAAGGGTCCGGCTCCGGTGACCGTACCCCGGGTGGTCGACCTGCCCTGCCCGCAGGGCAAGCAGGTGCTGGAGAGCCAGGGCTTCCCGGTGGTGGTGCAGTTCAACCCGAACGGGGTGGTCCGCTTCCAGAACCCGGGCGAGAACTCGCAGGTGGCTCCGGGCACCCCGGTCACCATCGGATGCTTCTAGTGACGGCCGTGGACCGGCCGGTCGGCTCGCACACCCCGACCGCGGGCGGGCTGGCGAAGGCGGCCCTGCCGTACCTGGACGCGACCGGTTCCGAGGTGGCGCAGGTGTACGTCTCCAACTCGCGGGGCTGGGCGCTGCCGCCCGGCGACCCGGCCCAGGACGCCCTGTTCCGGGACGGCTGCGCGGCCCGCGGGATCGCGGTGTACATCCACGCGGCGCTGCTGGTGAACCTCGGTTCGCCCACCCCGGAGACGGTGACCCGGTCGGCGCAGACCCTGGAGCACGCGCTGCGCCGGGGCCGGGCGATCGGCGCGCGCGGGGTGGTGTTCCACGCCGGCAGCTCGGTGGACGCGGCACACGACGGGGCCGCGCTGCGGCAGGTACGCGAGGCGCTGCTGCCGCTGCTGGACGCGACGGCGGCGGACGACGGGCCGATGCTGCTGGTCGAGCCGACCGCCGGGGGCGGGCGGTCGCTGGCGTCCCGGGTGGAGCAGCTCGGGCCGTACCTGGACGCGGTGGACCGGCATCCCGGGCTCGGGGTCTGCTTCGACACCTGTCACGCCTGGGCGGCCGGGCACGACCTGGCCGTCGAGGGTGGGATGACCGCGACGTTGGACACGCTGGTCGCGACGATCGGGGCGGACCGGCTGCGGCTGGTGCACGCCAACGACTCGAAGGACCTCTGCGGATCGACGCGGGACCGGCACGAGAACATCGGCAAGGGCACCATCGGCGAGCCGGCGTTCGCGGAGCTGATGACCCATCCGGCCACCGTCGGCGTTCCGGTGGTGGTGGAGACCCCGACCGAGCGGCACGTCGGGCACGACGCCGACATCGCCGTCCTCAAGCGGTTGCGTCAGCCGGGGGAAGCGGGATAGCCCGGGCTGCGGCGACCGTCCGGCCCCCGGACACACCGCAACAGCCTCAGCGGCGAGAGGCCTCGCTCCTCCGGCCGAAGCGCGACGTTCCTGGCCGAGATCGGCCTGCTGGCCGAAGCGCGACCGCCTCGGCCGAGAGCGTCAGCCTGCCGGCTGGTCACCACAGGCGGGGCAGCCGCAGCCGACACCGGGGCCGCCGGGCAGCTCCCAGAGGAGTTCGGCCTCGCCCAGTTCCAGCGCGGTCAGCGCGACACCCGCCTCGGTCGCGGTCCGGCAGCCCGGGTACCGGCGCGCGAACCCGGCCACCCGGTCGCGTACCGCCGGGGAGCAGAGCCAGCCGGTGGCCAGCCCGACCGGGTCGCCGGGCGGGTCGTACCAGTGCGGCGGGGTGCCGTCGAGCAGCTCGACCGCCCAGTGGGCGACCAGCCGCACCAGACCGGCCTCGACCACCGGACCAGCACCGGCGGCCACGCCGACCTTGACGACCGAACCGGTGCCGGGGGCCGGGGTGGTCGGCGGGTCGCCGGCCAGCGGGTCGATCCTGGCGAACCAGGCGGCGATGTCGTCGAGCCGGACCAGCGGGCCGAGCAGCTCGACCACGTCCCCGGACGGCCAGTCGACCAGAGCGACGGCCAGCAGCGCCGCGTACGCCCCGGTCACCGCGTCCCGGTGCGCCGGCGGCCACCGGCCGAACCCGGCCGACGGGGAACCCGGACCACGCAGCGCCCACGGCACGACCAGCTCGTCCCGGTGGTACGCGACGGTCCGCAGGACGCGTGGGGCGAAGCGACGCCAGAGCAGTCCGTACTGGTCGGCGGACCAGTGGTCGGCGCCCTCGTGGGCGAAGCTGCGCAGCAGGTCGTCGGGGACCTCGTCCGGGTCCCCACCGAGTCGGACCAGGTCGTCGGCGGAGTAGCACCAGGTGCACCCGTCCACCGGCCCGGGTCGGGGCAGACCGGCGAAGACCCGGTCCACCTCGGCGAGGGCGGCGGCGAGCCGGCGGTCGGGTCGGTCGGGGTCGGCTCCGGCGGGCATGGCCCGGAAGCGTACGCGACGCCCCGCACCGGGGCAGCCGGGTTCCGACCGCCCGACACTCCGGGGCCGGGCGGCGGTCCCGGCCGCTCCGGAGCGAGGGTCCCGGGGGACGGAACCTAGCCGCGCAGTACCCGGGGCAGCACCTCGACGGCCCGGTCGATGTCGGCGTCGGTGAGATCCAGGTGGGTGACCAGCCTGGCCAACCGGGGACCGAGCACCGAGACCAGCACCCCGTCGGCCCGGGCGGCGGCGGCCAGCGCGTGCGCGTCGAACGGGCACTTGGTCAGGTCCAGCGGGACGATGTTGGTGCGGACCGGACCGGCGAGCACCCCGTACGGGGCGACCGCCTCGGCGAGCCGGGCGGCGCGGGCGTGGTCGGTGGCGAGCCGGTCGAGGTGGTGGCGCAGCGCGTACCGGCCGGCGGCGGCGAGCACGCCGGCCTGCCGCATCCCGCCGCCCATCCGCTTGCGGACCACCCGAGCCTGGGCGATCTTCTCGGCGCTGCCCACCACCAGCGAGCCGACCGGCGCGCCGAGGCCCTTGGAGAGACAGACCGACAGGGTGTCGAACAGCGCGCCGTACTCGGCCAGCGGCACCCCGTCGGCGACGTACGCGTGCCAGATCCGGGCTCCGTCGCAGTGCAGCGCCACGCCCGCCTCGTCGGCGATCCGCCGTAGCTCCCGCAGGACGGGCAGCGGGATCACCCCACCCCCACCCCGGTTGTGGGTCTGCTCGACGGCGATCGCCCTGGTGGGCACCGCGTGGTAGCCCGCCGGACGGATCATCGCCGCCACGACCTCCGGGTCGAGATCGGCGCCGACCGGGGACCAGGTCCGGGTGGAGATACCGCCGTACGCCCCGGCTGCGCCCACCTCGTACGTGACCACGTGCGCGTCGGCGTCGCAGAGCAGTTCCTCGCCCGGCGGCACCAGCAGTTGCAGGGCGATCTGGTTGGTCATCGAGCCGGTCGGGGCGAACAGTGCCGCCTCGTGCCCGAACAGCGCGGCGACCTCCCGCTCCAGCGCGTTGATCGTCGGGTCCTCGCCGTACACGTCGTCGCCGACCTCGGCCTCGGCCATCGCCTGACGCATCCCGGCGCCGGGGCGGGTGACGGTGTCCGACCGCAGGTCGACCAGCCGCTCAGCGTCGACCAGCCGCTCAGCCACGACGGTCCCTCCGGCCGCCGACCGCGGGGCTCGCAAGCTCACTCCTCGCGTCAGCCATCGTGCCCACCTTCCGGCCGCCGACTGCGGGGCTCGCAAGCTCACTCCTCGCGTCGGCCATCGTGCCCACCTCAGCCACGGAGCATCTCGGCGACGAGGAAGGCCAACTCCAGCGACTGCTGGGTGTTGAGCCGGGGGTCGCAGGCGGTCTCGTACCGGCCGGGCAGGTCGAGGTCGGCGATGTTCTGCGCGCCACCGAGGCACTCGGTGACGTCCTCACCGGTCAGTTCGACGTGCAGGCCGCCGGGGTGGGTACCCAGGCCCCGGTGCACCTCGAAGTAGCCGAGCACCTCGTCGACGATCCGGTCGAAGTGCCGGGTCTTGTAGCCGTTGGAGGACTCGTGGGTGTTGCCGTGCATGGGGTCGCACTGCCAGACCACCTTCGCCCCGGCCGCGTCGACCTTCGCGACCAGCGGCGGGAGGGCGTCCCGGACCTTGTGGTTGCCCATCCGGCTGATCAACGTGAGTCGACCGGGGATGTTGTCCGGGTTGAGCTTCTCGCAGAGTTCGAGGGCCTGGTCCGGGGTGGTGGTCGGGCCGAGTTTCACGCCGATCGGGTTGGCGATGCGGGAGATGAAGTCGATGTGTGCGCCGTCGATCTGCCGGGTCCGCTCGCCGATCCAGAGGAAGTGCCCGGACAGGCCGTACGCCTGGTTGCCGGAGACCCGGGTCAGCGCGCGGTCGTACTCCAGCGCGAGCGCCTCGTGCGAGCAGTAGAGCGTGACGGTGCGGAGCGCTTCCTCGTCGGTCATCCCGCAGGCGCGGATGAAGGCCAACGCCCGGTCGATCTCCCGGGCGATGGCTTCGTACCGTTCGCCGGCCGGGGAGTGCTTGACGAAGTCCTTGTTCCAGTCGTGCACCGCGTGCAGGTCGGCCAGTCCGCCGGCCAGGTACGCGCGGAGCATGTTCATCGCGGCGGCGGAGTTGGCGTACGCCCGGATCATGCGCTGCGGGTCGGCGATCCGGGCCTCCGGGGTGGCCTCCAGCGAATTGATCATGTCGCCGCGGTAGGCGGGCAGGCCCCGCGCGTCGGTCGGCAGCGAGCGGGGTTTGGTGTACTGCCCGGCGACCCGGGCCACCTTGACCACCGGCAGCGACGCCCCGTACGTCAGCACGATGGCCATCTGGAGCAGCGTGCGGGCGTTGGCGAGCAGGTGGTGCTCGGTGTTGTCGACGAAGGTCTCCGCGCAGTCACCGCCCTGGAGCAGGAAGGCCCGCCCCTCGCAGACCAGCGCCAGCCGCCGCCGGAGCTGGTCGACCTCGTACGGGGCGACGATCGAGGGGGCGGTGTCGAGCACCTGACAGACCTCGGCGACGGCGGCCGGGTCCGGCCACGGCGGGGTCTGGGTGCGCGGCAGGTTCCGCCAGTTGTCCAGGCCGAGCGCGGCGTCCTCGGCGGAGTCGACGGTCGGGCGGCTGGTCTGCAGGGCGGGGCTGCCCACACTGGGGTAGCTCAACTGATGCCACTCTTGGCGCATGTCCAGCAGCCTACGGCGGCCGGGTGGACCGGACATCGCCGAGGGTGCCGGGTTCCGGTAGCTGGGAGGTTACCGAGAGGTCGGGTGCCGGGTTCAGGGGGTGATCGCCGGGGCGGGTGAGCCGCTCGCCGGGGCCGGGGTGTTGCCGCCCGGGGCCTCGCTGGCGATGCACCAGTCCGCACCGCTGCGAGTCACCGTGAACAGCAGGCCGCGGGTCACGTTCTGCTTACCCGCGGTCACCGTGACCGAGGTGCTCACCTCCTGGCCGGCAGGGCCGGGGCGGACGTCGGTGATGGTGGCCGTGGGCACGGTGAAGTGGTCGGCGAAGTCGCCGTTCGGGCCGGTCGCGGCGGCGTCGAAGGCGGCGTGCGCGGCGGCGCAGAACTGGGCGCGGCCGGTGGCGACGTCCTTGGCGACCATCGCGTCCAGGTACGCCTGCACCCGCTCGCGCGCCTTGCCGGCGGCCTCCTCGGCGGGGGCCGTGTCCGGCTCCCGGGCCGGCTCGTCGTCCCCGCCGAACCCGCAGCCGGCCAGCGGGAACGCCAGCGCCGCCAATGCCACGACCAGGGCGGCCTTCCCCTGGTTCACACCCATCGGAGCCTCCACACGCGGATGTCGGGCCGGTGCCGGAGACGGCACCCTGCGGTCGCCTCGTGTATAGCAGGGTGTGCCCGGCAGCCGTCGGGCCGGGCGTCCGACGCGACCGGGCGGGGAGGGATACGCTCCCCTCCCCGCCCGGTGGCGGTGGTGCGACGGACGGTGCTCAGCCGCGCCCGACGGCACCGCCCGGATCAGGCCGGCGGCACGGTCAGCCGAGGCCGCCCTTGATCGCGCCGATCAGCTCGCCGTTGCTGGTGTCACCGGAGAGCTCCCAGAAGAACGCGCCGCCGAGGCCCTGGTTCTTCGCGTACGTCATCTTGCCACCGATGGTGGCCGGGGTGTCGTAGCTCCACCAGTTGCTGCCGCACTTGGCGTACGCGGTGCCGGCGACGGTGCCGGTGGCCGGGCAGGTGTTCTTGAGCACCTTGTAGTCCTCGATGCCCTGCTCGTAGGTGCCCGGGGCGGGGCCGGTGGCGGTACCGCCCGGAGCCGTCTGGGTCACGCCGGTCCAGCCCCGGCCGTAGAAGCCGATGCCGAGCAGCAGCTTGTTGGCCGGGATGCCCTTGCTCTTGAGCTTCTGGATCGCCGCGTCGGACCAGAAGCCCTGCTGCGGGATGCCGGTGTACGAGTACAGCGGCGAGTGCGGGGCGGTGGGGCCCTGGGCGTTGAACGCGCCGAAGTAGTCGTAGGTCATCGGCATGATCCAGTTGAGGTGGGTGGCCGCCCCGGCGTAGTCGGTGGCGTCGATCTTGCCGCCGTTGCTGCCGTCGGCGGTGATCGCGGCGGTGACCAGCGCCGACGAGCCGAACTTGGTGCGCAGCGCGCTCACCACGTTCTTGAACGCGTTCGGGCCGCTGCTGTCGCAGGTCAGGCCGCAGGCGTTCGGGTACTCCCAGTCGACGTCGATGCCGTCGAAGACGTCCGCCCAGCGCGGGTCCTCGACCATGTTGTAGCAGCTCTCGGCGAAGGCGGTCGGGTTCTGCGCGGCCTGGGTGAAGCCGCCGGACCAGGTCCAGCCGCCGATGGAGTAGATGACCTTGAGGTGCGGGTACATCTTCTTCAGCTTGCGGAGCTGGTTGAAGCTGCCGCGCAGCGGCTGGTCCCAGGTGTCGGCGACGCCGTCCACGCTGTCCGCCGCGGTGTACGCCTTCTCGTAGTCGGCGTAGCTGTCACCGATGCTGCACCGGCCGCCGGTGGTGTTGCCGAAGGCGTACAGGATGTGGGTGAGCTTGGCGGCCGAGCCGCTGGTGTGGATGTTCTTGACGTGGTAGTTCCGGCCGTAGACGCCCCACTCGGCGAAGTATCCGACGACCTTCTTGTCCCCGCTGGGCGGCGGGGTGGTCGGCGGGGGTGTGGTGGGCGGCGGCGTGGTCGGCGGGGGTGTGGTGGCCGGCGGGGTGGTGGTCGGCGGCGTGGTCGGGGTGGTGCCGCCGCCGCACGGCGCGCCGTTGACGGTGCAGTTCAGCGGGGCCTTGTACGCGCCGGTGCCGTTGTAGCCCCAGCTGAACGCCGCTCCCGGCGCGAGCCCGCCGGCCCAGCTCTTCTTGACCGCCACGTAGTGGTTGCCGCTGCTGGTGACGTCGGCGTCCCAGGAGCTGCTGATGGTGGTACCGGCCGGGAGGTCGAACTCGATACGCCAGGTGGAGACGGTGGCGTCCGAGCCGTTGGTGATGGTCACCCGGGTCTCGTGACCGGTCCCCCAGTCCTGGGCCTTGGTGAAGGTGGTGGTCACGCTGCCGGCGCCGAAGGCCGAGGTCATCGGGACCGCGGCGACGGTCACGGCGACCACGGCGCTGGCCCAGAGGGCCCGGCGGAGTGATCTTCTCATGCGGCGTCTCCCTAAACAGTTAGGAAACTTTCCAGAAGGTGGTTGAGACGCTACTCACGCTGTCGTTACTTCGTCAAGATGGGCATGTGTCGATTTCTTGAACACGCCCGCGCCGGTCAGCGCGGTGCGACCGGACCGGAACGCCCGGTGACCGACGCGCCCCGCCACGGCGGTCGCACGCACCGGATCGTCGGCGGGCGGCGGTAATCTCGCCGGCATGAGCGTCTTCGACATCGGGATCAACGCCCTCGCGGGCGGTCCGCTCGACCTCGCCGCCCACCGGGGGCGCGCGCTCCTCGTGGTGAACGTGGCCTCCCGCTGCGGCCTCACCCCGCAGTACGCCGGCCTGCAGAAGCTGTACGACGCGTACGCCGGACGCGGTCTGGTCGTGCTCGGCGTGCCGTGCAACCAGTTCGCCGGCCAGGAGCCCGGCACAGCCGACGAGATCGGCGAGTTCTGCCGGGTCGACTACGGGGTGACCTTCCCGCTGACGGAGAAGGTGGAGGTCAACGGGCCGGGCCGGCATCCGCTCTACGCGGCGCTGACCCCGGCGGCGGACGCCACCGGACACACCGGCGACGTCCGGTGGAACTTCGAGAAGTTCCTCGTCGCGCCGGACGGCACGGTGGCCGCCCGGTTCGCCCCGACCGTCGAGCCGGACGCGCCGGAGCTGCACGCGGCGATCCAGCGGGTGCTGCCACCGGTCGCCTGACCCCCGGGCCGCGCCGGACGTCGACGCACCGGCCGGCGCACCGGAACGGCCGGCGGGTGCTCGAAGTAGCCGGCGGGTGCCCGGAGCAGCCGGACGGACGCGAACGGGCGGTGCCATCCGCTGGCACCGCCCGCCTCCCGGTCGTGCCGGTGGCCCGGCCCGGGTCGTCGTGGCTCAGTTACCGCACGCCTGGCCGTTGAGGGTGAAGCGCTCGGGCGACGGGTTCTGGCCGGTCTGCACGCCGTTGAAGCCGATGCTGGTGGAGGTGCCGGGTGCCAGCCTGCCGTTCCAGCTCAGGTTCCGGGCGGTCACCGTCGCGCCGCTCTGCGACCAGGTGGCCGACCAGCCCTGGCCGACCCGCTGCCCGGCGGCCGGGAAGTCGAACGCCAGCGTCCAGCCGTCGATCGGGACGGCGCTGCCGTTGGTGATGGTGACGGTCGCGGTGAAGCCGCCGGGCCAGCTGTTCGCCACCGTGTAGGCCACCCGGCAGCCGCCGTCGGGCCGCACCGCCGTCCGCACGGTCAGCGCCGGAGAGGCCGCCGAGACGTTGCCCGCCGCGTCGCGGGCGGTCACCTGGAAGGTGTACGAGGTGTCCGGGGTCAGCCCGGTCACCGTGTACGACGTACCGGTGGCGCTGCCCACCTGCACCGTCGTGTCGCCGTTCACCCGGTGCACGTCGTACCCGGTCACGCCGGTGTCGTCGGTGGAGGCCGCCCAGCTCAGCGCGATGCTGTCGCCGGTGACCCCGCCGGCGACCGGCTTGCCCGGCGCGGTCGGGGCCTCGGTGTCGGCCGGCGGTTCGCCGTCGCCCTTCGGCAGCACCAGGTGGGTGATCGAGTTGGCCGGGAAGGTGGCGGTGAAGCCGGTCGCCGAGACGGGCTGGTCGGCCGCCCGGACGATGCCGGCGAGGTTCGCCGCGCTGTAGCGGTAGACCTGGGCGGTGCCGGCCGACGCCCCGGTGAGGGCGACCGGGCTGGTCAGCTCGCTGCCGGTCTTGTTCACCACGACCAGGGTGAGTGCCTCGTCGCTGCTCCGCTCGGCCGCGTAGATCGCCAGTTTGCCCTGGTCGGCGCTGGTGGCCTTGACCGAGGTCTCGCCGAACGCCCCACCCTGTCCATCGTAGTTGCGGTAGATCCGGAAGGCGTGTGCCACCGGCTGGTCGGCCGTCGGCGCGGTCCAGAGGTTGGCCAGGTCCAGCCCTTCCCGGCCGAAGATGCCGAGGATGTCGGCCTGGGCCAGCGCCCCGTTGATGTGGCCGTACGCGCCCCAGTTGTACTCGGTGATGGCGAGTTTCGTGCCCGGGTAGTGCTGGTCGACCAGGCCCCGCATCCGGGGGATCATCTGGACCGGCTTGTCGATCCAGCTCTCGTCCACATAGGTCGGGTCCCAGAGCTGCCGGGTGGACCGCAGCCGCCGCTCCTGGGTGGCCGCGTCGCCGGGCTCGGAGTTGTGCACGCCGGACTGCTGCGGGTAGATGTGGATGTCGAAGTAGTCCAGGATGCGCTTGCCGTGCTGCTGCTCGTAGGCGCGCATCTGGTCGAGGTACCACGGGCCGAGTTCCTGGCCGCCGTGCGCGGCCCGGTCCGGCGGGTTCGACCAGCACCCGGTACGCGAGCAGACGTCCTGGTCGAGACCGGAGTAGTGGATGGAGTTCAGGCCCCAGCCGACCGGCCCGAGGGTCTTCGCTCCGGGGTCGGCCGCCTTGACCGCCGCCCCGTACGCGTACGTGCGGTCGCGCAGTTCGTCGTAGCCGAGCCCGGCCGGCCGGACGTCGCGGTGGGTGGAGTGCCACAGGTCCGGCTCGTTGTCCAGGTTGTAGAACCGCACGCCCCCGTCGGCCGCGCCGCCGAACTCGGTCTTCAGGTGGGTGACGAAGTCGGCGGCGTACTCCGGGCCGACGGCGACGCTGGTGTCGGTCGGGTCGTTGCCGGTGATCAGGGTGCCGTCCGGCTTCTTGCCGTTGCCGCAGTCCGGGGCCCACTGGTCGGTGGACTCCTGCGGGCCGTACTTGGCGACGCTGAACCCGCAGGCGCGGGCGCGTTCCTTGGCGACCCAGCCGATCATCGGCAGGGTCATCACCGTGTCGGTGCCGGTGGCCTCGTTGGCCGCGACGAACCGGTCGCTCTCGGAGCCCTTCGGCAGGCTGCCCGGGTCCGGGTTGTCGTTCGGGATGTTCTCGAAGTACCAGTCCGAGGCCCGGTTGGTGGTGTCGTTACGGAAGTTGTAGCGGGTGGTGGCGTTGCCGCCGTACCGGTTCAGCGGCAGCCGGATGTCGCGGGCCAGCGCCTCGTCGGCGAAGTTCATCCCGTAGACGTACGGGCTGATCGCGTGCCGGCCGCTGGTGGTGTCGACGGCCAGCGCCGGACCGGCGACGGCCGGGGCCGGTCCGAGGGCAGCCGGGGCCGGGCCGGCGGCGACCCCGGGCGGTGGCGGCAGGGCGAGGCCGCCCAGGGCCACGGCCAGCGTGACGGGAAGTAACGCGGTGGTGGGACGCACGAGATTCCTCTCCATAAAGGGAGCGAGATTCATCGATGGGAGCGCTTCCACAGGATTGCGCTTTCCGGCACCCTGGTCAATCCCGTGCGGCCAGTTGCGGATC
Proteins encoded in this region:
- a CDS encoding class II 3-deoxy-7-phosphoheptulonate synthase, producing the protein MRQEWHQLSYPSVGSPALQTSRPTVDSAEDAALGLDNWRNLPRTQTPPWPDPAAVAEVCQVLDTAPSIVAPYEVDQLRRRLALVCEGRAFLLQGGDCAETFVDNTEHHLLANARTLLQMAIVLTYGASLPVVKVARVAGQYTKPRSLPTDARGLPAYRGDMINSLEATPEARIADPQRMIRAYANSAAAMNMLRAYLAGGLADLHAVHDWNKDFVKHSPAGERYEAIAREIDRALAFIRACGMTDEEALRTVTLYCSHEALALEYDRALTRVSGNQAYGLSGHFLWIGERTRQIDGAHIDFISRIANPIGVKLGPTTTPDQALELCEKLNPDNIPGRLTLISRMGNHKVRDALPPLVAKVDAAGAKVVWQCDPMHGNTHESSNGYKTRHFDRIVDEVLGYFEVHRGLGTHPGGLHVELTGEDVTECLGGAQNIADLDLPGRYETACDPRLNTQQSLELAFLVAEMLRG
- the pknB gene encoding Stk1 family PASTA domain-containing Ser/Thr kinase, with the translated sequence MDTQVADTLLGSLIDGRYRIRGRVARGGMATVYTATDERLERTVAVKIIHPTQAPDLRARVAGFVERFTDEAKTIARLTHPNVVAVYDQGTHQGLPYLVMEYVRGRTLRDVLAERRRLNPDEALAIAEQMLAAIGAAHRAGLVHRDVKPENVLVAEAPTGGAANLVDSVVKVADFGLARAVEAAEEDQGNQLMATVAYVAPELVTDGHADPRTDVYSAGIVLFEMLTGRVPYDGNRPIDVAWQHVDRDVPAPSTLVPGLPKALDELVARATRRDPGARPTDAGALLAEVQVAREDLGNNAHTAVLRRITDAPAPAVAGPTMAVAAVRPAERPAWARLPEPKGRDRSRGTEPNRPHRRRAVPEGNGLVARWRRQLSEAPPGRLAVVAGVLVVALLLVGGGWWFGVGRYTVAPELVSLTKAEAESQASRAGLTLVYAEPRYDQKVPRDSVLAQDPGSADRIVKGGTITLTLSLGPEQFPVPDVVGKEYELAEADLRAANLEAVKGKARYDDNLPAGVVLDTDPKPGAEVKPGTKVNVIVSRGRAPITVPNLVGKNVNEARGALQQLGLVPTETYRDSDKPKDEVIGQSPADGSGVEKGAEVKLEVSKGPAPVTVPRVVDLPCPQGKQVLESQGFPVVVQFNPNGVVRFQNPGENSQVAPGTPVTIGCF
- a CDS encoding lycopene cyclase domain-containing protein, producing the protein MRQFAYLGVLLGCLVCALWLEPVLRVNVLRRWRRLLLTLLPVLVVFVLWDIAAIAAGHWTFDPEQTTGVLLPGNLPVDELLFFVVVPVCTILGFEAVRAVNRWPAGDEPAAASVDRLTVGPTGESPAGRPDEPAAAPAAGSAAGLPGEAAAGRADGSLVGPAERSTPLAAGPPEPPRVAAGPPEPPRIAGPPEPPRVAGGTADGADRAGDRA
- a CDS encoding Rv2175c family DNA-binding protein codes for the protein MSDSVPADRAVPGPGPADDEAWLTLPDVAERLDLSISKVHQMIRDRELIAVRRNGVRRIPTDLVANKTVLKHLPGVLTLLADAGYDDDAALRWLYEPDDSLPGTPAVALGGDRAREVKRRAQALGF
- a CDS encoding deoxyribonuclease IV; protein product: MTAVDRPVGSHTPTAGGLAKAALPYLDATGSEVAQVYVSNSRGWALPPGDPAQDALFRDGCAARGIAVYIHAALLVNLGSPTPETVTRSAQTLEHALRRGRAIGARGVVFHAGSSVDAAHDGAALRQVREALLPLLDATAADDGPMLLVEPTAGGGRSLASRVEQLGPYLDAVDRHPGLGVCFDTCHAWAAGHDLAVEGGMTATLDTLVATIGADRLRLVHANDSKDLCGSTRDRHENIGKGTIGEPAFAELMTHPATVGVPVVVETPTERHVGHDADIAVLKRLRQPGEAG
- a CDS encoding threonine aldolase family protein, whose product is MVDLRSDTVTRPGAGMRQAMAEAEVGDDVYGEDPTINALEREVAALFGHEAALFAPTGSMTNQIALQLLVPPGEELLCDADAHVVTYEVGAAGAYGGISTRTWSPVGADLDPEVVAAMIRPAGYHAVPTRAIAVEQTHNRGGGGVIPLPVLRELRRIADEAGVALHCDGARIWHAYVADGVPLAEYGALFDTLSVCLSKGLGAPVGSLVVGSAEKIAQARVVRKRMGGGMRQAGVLAAAGRYALRHHLDRLATDHARAARLAEAVAPYGVLAGPVRTNIVPLDLTKCPFDAHALAAAARADGVLVSVLGPRLARLVTHLDLTDADIDRAVEVLPRVLRG